A portion of the Bifidobacterium lemurum genome contains these proteins:
- a CDS encoding Fic family protein, whose product MHDFDYLTLPAALTDPGITKLLLEIREHKGRQNLWLTARPDVLESLIHVAQIESTGSSNRIEGIVTTERRLADLMVRSIEPRGRAEEEIAGYRDVLALIHEQHDYIAISPNVILQLHRDLMRHTSLSYGGRWKDGDNEIVGLDDQGNRMVRFRPVPAVATPTAMERLCSTFRDALEADRYDPLLLVIRFVFDFLCIHPFNDGNGRMSRLLTVLLMEQSGYLVGRYISVERLIEDNKSLYYDALAASSAGWDENLNDEAPFVRFMLGVVLAAYRDLAQRVETVAGGGRKTKAQRVEDVFERRPGKITKAMIHRECPDISLTTIERALKQLVDEGRIVKVGGGRGTGYVLASPGDRTRRPR is encoded by the coding sequence ATGCATGACTTCGATTACCTCACGCTGCCCGCAGCGCTTACCGATCCCGGCATCACCAAGCTGCTGCTCGAAATTCGCGAGCATAAGGGGCGGCAGAATCTATGGCTGACCGCACGGCCGGATGTGCTGGAATCGTTGATCCATGTCGCTCAGATCGAAAGCACCGGCTCGTCCAACCGTATCGAAGGCATCGTCACCACCGAACGCCGCCTGGCGGATCTCATGGTGCGCAGCATAGAACCGCGAGGTCGCGCCGAAGAGGAAATCGCGGGGTATCGAGATGTGCTCGCGCTGATTCACGAACAGCATGACTATATCGCCATTAGCCCCAATGTGATTCTGCAGCTTCATCGGGATCTGATGCGCCACACCTCGCTGTCGTATGGCGGGCGTTGGAAGGATGGCGACAATGAAATCGTCGGGCTTGATGACCAAGGCAACCGCATGGTGCGTTTCCGACCTGTTCCTGCGGTCGCCACTCCCACGGCCATGGAACGGCTATGCTCGACCTTCCGTGATGCGCTGGAGGCGGACCGCTATGATCCGCTGCTGCTGGTCATTCGTTTCGTTTTCGACTTTCTGTGCATCCATCCGTTCAATGACGGCAATGGACGTATGAGTCGGCTGCTGACCGTGCTGCTGATGGAGCAATCGGGATATCTGGTCGGTCGCTATATCAGTGTGGAACGGCTAATCGAAGACAACAAAAGCCTGTATTACGACGCTCTCGCCGCAAGTTCGGCCGGATGGGATGAAAACCTCAATGACGAGGCACCATTCGTGCGGTTCATGCTGGGCGTGGTGCTTGCCGCATATCGCGACCTGGCGCAACGAGTCGAGACGGTGGCGGGCGGCGGGCGGAAAACCAAAGCCCAACGGGTCGAAGACGTGTTTGAACGGCGTCCTGGCAAAATCACCAAGGCGATGATTCACCGCGAATGTCCCGATATCAGTCTGACGACCATAGAACGTGCCTTGAAGCAATTGGTCGATGAAGGCCGTATCGTCAAAGTCGGCGGCGGCCGTGGCACCGGCTATGTGCTTGCCTCGCCAGGTGATCGCACTCGGAGGCCCCGATGA
- a CDS encoding SIR2 family NAD-dependent protein deacylase, which translates to MTKTIAVLTGAGISTSAGIPDFRGPDGVWTKHPEQTSVYDIDLFRNDPQARAYSWRWQKESPVWNAQPGAAHAALAKLEQAGMLSLLATQNFDGLHEKAGNSDEVIVNLHGTIGTSHCMKCHQKYDTADIMDRLDEEPDPHCHRRLPYSGDMPCNGLLKTDVVYFGEMLPEGAMEKSYRLTARADELWVIGSTLEVYPAASIVPVAAEAGVPITIMNMGRTQYDRLATRLIHEDIAVALPQLVEETLASD; encoded by the coding sequence ATGACGAAAACAATCGCAGTGCTGACCGGCGCAGGAATCTCCACCTCCGCTGGCATACCCGACTTCCGCGGACCGGACGGCGTATGGACCAAGCATCCGGAGCAAACCAGCGTCTACGACATCGACCTGTTCCGAAACGACCCACAGGCGCGGGCCTACTCATGGCGTTGGCAGAAGGAATCACCGGTATGGAACGCCCAGCCGGGGGCCGCACACGCCGCGCTGGCGAAACTCGAACAGGCCGGCATGCTCAGCCTGCTCGCCACGCAGAATTTCGACGGACTGCACGAGAAGGCGGGCAATAGCGACGAGGTGATCGTGAACCTGCACGGCACCATCGGCACCTCGCACTGCATGAAATGCCATCAGAAATATGACACGGCCGACATCATGGACCGGCTGGACGAGGAACCGGATCCGCATTGCCACCGCAGGCTCCCCTACTCGGGTGATATGCCCTGCAACGGGCTGCTCAAAACCGATGTGGTGTATTTCGGAGAGATGCTTCCGGAAGGCGCGATGGAGAAATCGTATCGTCTGACCGCACGGGCGGATGAGCTGTGGGTGATCGGCTCCACGCTGGAGGTGTATCCGGCGGCGAGCATTGTGCCGGTGGCAGCCGAGGCGGGAGTGCCGATCACCATCATGAATATGGGACGCACGCAGTACGACCGCTTGGCCACGCGGCTTATCCATGAGGATATCGCCGTCGCCTTGCCGCAGCTGGTTGAGGAGACCCTCGCCTCCGACTGA
- the ilvA gene encoding threonine ammonia-lyase: MEQKDVLKALQRDHAAELKLAAERLNGTARRTEPIPSPALSEMTGHEIILKPENLQVTGSFKIRGAYNKIASLSEEELARGIVTASAGNHAQGVAYAARERGAKATICMPTITPPLKVDATKAYGAEVVLHGDVFDESAAYAAKLSEEQGMVYVPPFDDYEVLCGQGTIGLEILEDVPNVTDVIVPLGGGGLGAGVALAIKTFRPEVRVIGAIPEGSPAFKNSFAAGRVVEADQVVTSAEGVAVKHPGDLTFALLNEFLDDLVTVTERDINEMILLMLEKHKLVVEAAGAVSLAALEHLNLRSRKFAAAGGDHVVVPIMSGGNIDTVTMGAVIQKGMIARGRIMNFEVELPDTPGQLVKVATLLARERANVIALDHDQFKASGHYTNAVALGVTVETNGPDHIDRILAALKEAGFTPNRIY; this comes from the coding sequence ATGGAACAAAAGGACGTCCTCAAAGCATTGCAGCGTGACCATGCGGCCGAATTGAAGCTCGCCGCCGAGCGATTGAACGGCACGGCCCGTCGAACGGAACCGATTCCGTCGCCCGCCCTGTCCGAAATGACCGGCCACGAGATTATTTTGAAGCCGGAGAATCTGCAGGTCACCGGGTCGTTCAAAATCCGCGGCGCCTACAACAAAATCGCCTCCCTAAGCGAGGAGGAGCTGGCGCGCGGCATCGTCACCGCCTCCGCGGGCAACCATGCCCAGGGCGTCGCCTATGCGGCCCGCGAACGCGGCGCCAAGGCCACGATCTGCATGCCGACCATCACTCCGCCGCTGAAGGTCGACGCCACCAAAGCCTACGGCGCGGAAGTCGTGCTGCATGGCGATGTGTTCGATGAGTCCGCGGCCTATGCCGCCAAGCTTTCCGAAGAGCAGGGCATGGTCTACGTGCCGCCCTTCGACGACTATGAGGTGCTGTGCGGCCAGGGCACCATCGGCCTGGAGATTCTCGAGGACGTGCCGAACGTCACCGATGTGATCGTTCCGCTTGGCGGCGGCGGTCTTGGTGCCGGCGTCGCGCTCGCCATCAAAACCTTCAGGCCCGAAGTGCGTGTGATAGGCGCGATCCCCGAGGGCAGCCCCGCTTTCAAGAATTCCTTCGCGGCTGGACGTGTGGTCGAGGCCGACCAGGTGGTCACCTCCGCCGAGGGTGTCGCCGTCAAACATCCGGGCGACCTGACCTTCGCGCTGCTCAACGAGTTCCTCGACGACCTAGTCACCGTCACCGAGCGCGACATCAACGAGATGATCCTGCTCATGCTCGAAAAGCACAAGCTTGTGGTCGAGGCCGCCGGCGCGGTGTCGCTCGCCGCGTTGGAACATCTCAACCTGCGTTCGCGCAAGTTCGCCGCCGCGGGAGGAGATCATGTGGTGGTGCCGATCATGTCCGGCGGAAACATCGACACAGTGACCATGGGCGCGGTGATCCAGAAGGGCATGATCGCCCGCGGCCGCATCATGAACTTCGAGGTCGAACTGCCCGACACCCCGGGCCAGCTCGTCAAGGTGGCCACGCTGCTCGCGCGCGAACGCGCCAACGTCATCGCCCTGGACCACGACCAGTTCAAGGCGTCCGGCCATTACACGAACGCGGTGGCGCTCGGCGTCACGGTGGAGACCAACGGCCCCGACCATATCGACCGCATCCTCGCGGCGCTTAAGGAAGCCGGTTTCACCCCCAACCGCATCTACTGA
- a CDS encoding alpha-glucosidase, with translation MTSLNRPTLPDAVRTNGATPNPWWSNAVVYQIYPRSFQDSNGDGFGDLKGITSRLDYLADLGVDVLWLSPVYKSPQDDNGYDISDYQDIDPLFGTLEDMDELLAEAHKRGLKIVMDLVVNHTSDEHAWFEASKDKTDPHADWYWWRPAKPGHEPGTPGAEPNQWGSYFGGSAWEYCPERGEYFLHQYSKKQPDLNWENPAVRRAVYDMMNWWMDRGIDGFRMDVITQISKTIDANGKLPGEEGSLIEDNPVGEEGYSSPFPFCSDGPRVDEFLAEMRREVFEKREGYMNVGEAPGVTPSRNEHITDPANKELDMLFLFDHVGVDQKPGGSKWDVVPFEVKNLRERLADQQSAVKKAGWASLFFCNHDQPRVVSRWGDDSTEEARVRSAKALGLLLHMHRGTPYVYQGEELGMTSAHFTSLDQYRDLESINGFRQRVEEAKVQGAESMMASLALISRDNARTPMQWDGSKYAGFTAPDAATEPWISVNPNHAAINAAAEFDDPDSVYGFYKQLIALRHDNPVVSAGDWNLVDASDEHVYAFVRELDGRRLLVMVNLSGRPVDLPAESAALLASGIDESQVVIATRGASHAVVSIANNELAGWEGVVVAL, from the coding sequence ATGACTTCTTTGAACCGCCCCACTCTTCCCGACGCCGTGCGCACCAACGGCGCGACTCCGAATCCGTGGTGGTCGAACGCCGTGGTGTACCAGATCTATCCCCGATCCTTCCAGGACAGCAACGGCGACGGCTTCGGCGACCTGAAGGGCATCACCTCCCGTCTCGACTATCTGGCCGATCTGGGCGTGGACGTGCTGTGGCTCTCCCCGGTGTACAAGTCCCCGCAGGACGACAACGGCTACGACATCTCCGACTATCAGGACATCGACCCGCTGTTCGGCACGCTCGAGGACATGGACGAGCTGCTCGCCGAGGCGCATAAGCGGGGACTCAAGATCGTGATGGATCTGGTCGTGAACCACACCTCCGACGAGCACGCGTGGTTCGAGGCGTCCAAAGACAAGACCGACCCGCACGCCGACTGGTATTGGTGGCGTCCGGCCAAGCCCGGCCACGAGCCCGGCACCCCCGGCGCGGAACCGAACCAGTGGGGATCCTACTTCGGCGGTTCTGCGTGGGAATACTGCCCCGAGCGCGGCGAGTATTTCCTGCACCAGTATTCCAAGAAGCAGCCCGACCTCAATTGGGAGAACCCCGCGGTGCGTCGCGCTGTGTACGACATGATGAATTGGTGGATGGATCGCGGTATCGACGGCTTCCGCATGGACGTGATCACTCAGATCTCCAAGACCATCGACGCCAACGGCAAGCTGCCGGGCGAGGAAGGTTCTCTGATCGAGGATAATCCGGTGGGCGAGGAGGGATATTCCTCTCCGTTCCCCTTCTGCTCGGACGGACCCCGCGTCGACGAGTTCCTCGCCGAAATGCGTCGCGAGGTGTTCGAGAAGCGCGAGGGTTATATGAACGTGGGCGAAGCCCCCGGCGTCACCCCGTCCCGCAACGAGCACATCACCGATCCCGCGAACAAGGAGCTCGATATGCTCTTCCTGTTCGACCACGTCGGCGTGGACCAGAAGCCCGGCGGTTCCAAGTGGGATGTGGTGCCTTTCGAGGTGAAGAACCTTCGCGAACGTCTTGCGGACCAGCAGTCGGCGGTCAAGAAGGCCGGCTGGGCCAGCTTGTTCTTCTGCAACCATGATCAGCCGCGCGTGGTGTCCCGTTGGGGTGACGACTCCACCGAGGAGGCCCGCGTGCGTTCGGCCAAGGCGCTCGGCTTGCTGCTGCACATGCATCGCGGCACTCCGTACGTCTATCAGGGCGAGGAGCTGGGTATGACCAGCGCCCACTTCACCAGCCTCGACCAGTACCGCGACCTGGAATCCATCAACGGATTCCGCCAGCGGGTCGAGGAAGCCAAAGTGCAGGGCGCGGAATCGATGATGGCCTCCTTGGCCCTGATCAGCCGTGACAACGCCCGCACTCCGATGCAATGGGATGGGTCGAAGTACGCCGGCTTCACCGCGCCTGACGCGGCCACCGAGCCGTGGATCAGCGTGAACCCGAACCATGCCGCGATCAACGCGGCCGCCGAATTCGACGATCCGGATTCCGTGTACGGCTTCTACAAGCAGCTCATCGCCCTGCGCCACGACAATCCCGTCGTCTCCGCCGGCGATTGGAATCTGGTCGATGCGTCCGACGAGCATGTGTACGCCTTCGTGCGCGAGCTTGACGGCCGTCGTCTGCTGGTGATGGTGAATCTCTCCGGCCGTCCGGTCGACCTGCCCGCCGAATCCGCCGCCCTGCTGGCCTCCGGCATCGATGAATCCCAGGTCGTGATCGCCACGCGTGGCGCCTCCCACGCCGTCGTCTCCATCGCCAACAACGAGCTGGCCGGTTGGGAAGGCGTGGTCGTAGCCCTGTAA
- a CDS encoding glycoside hydrolase family 13 protein: MVDKHPDDWWKDAVVYQIYPRSFRDSDSNGEGDIQGVVDKLDYLAQLGVDAVWLSPFYPSPLADGGYDVADYCAVDPRFGTMSQFDELVAGAHQRDIKVIIDIVPNHTSNQHPWFRAALAAGPESLESARYVFRRGRGKHGELPPTNWLSNFGGSAWEPCGDGWYYLHLFAREQPDLNWDNFEVREEFHRILEFWCDKGVDGFRVDVSHGLSKDLDEPLRDRPEPTLMAPQSADGSDPIWDRDEVHVIYRGWREIFDRYAPAKYAVGESWTPFTPRIFQYARLDELGAVFDFSLQKASWNADEYRTAIERTHHYAIEAGTSPTWVLGNHDVPRIASRLGLPVGANIESWVTSNGTNPPIDPASADRRARAAALVMLGLPGTAFIYQGDELGLPEDFDLTEGQVQDPNWERSGHRFKGRDGCRIPLPWTVDGPTFGFSDTGSSWLPQPDWFASYAVERQCGTVGSMLELYRAALALRRRWVAAGVDLRFDWWSVESAVDGANPADDVLSWSLPSGMHVLVNFSTVRCQPLPDGMAVLLSSDPQWLPGESVESVPPQTAVWLVAE, encoded by the coding sequence ATGGTCGATAAACACCCCGACGATTGGTGGAAGGACGCCGTCGTCTACCAGATCTATCCACGTTCGTTCCGTGACAGTGATAGTAACGGCGAGGGCGACATCCAAGGCGTAGTCGACAAACTTGATTATCTCGCCCAACTCGGTGTCGATGCCGTCTGGCTTTCACCGTTCTATCCCTCGCCGCTGGCGGACGGTGGCTATGACGTGGCCGATTATTGTGCGGTGGATCCGCGCTTCGGCACCATGAGCCAATTCGACGAACTGGTCGCTGGCGCGCACCAGCGGGACATCAAAGTCATCATTGACATTGTGCCTAATCACACTTCCAACCAGCATCCGTGGTTCCGCGCCGCGCTTGCGGCCGGGCCTGAGTCGCTTGAGTCGGCTCGATACGTGTTCCGTCGTGGTCGTGGCAAACACGGCGAACTGCCTCCCACCAACTGGTTGAGCAATTTCGGTGGTTCTGCATGGGAACCCTGCGGCGACGGCTGGTACTATCTGCACTTGTTTGCCCGCGAGCAGCCCGACCTCAACTGGGACAACTTCGAGGTACGTGAGGAATTCCATCGCATCCTCGAATTTTGGTGTGATAAAGGAGTCGACGGATTCCGCGTCGATGTTTCGCATGGTTTGTCCAAAGATCTCGACGAGCCGCTGCGTGACCGCCCGGAACCCACCCTGATGGCGCCTCAGTCCGCTGACGGCTCCGATCCAATCTGGGACCGTGACGAGGTGCATGTCATCTACCGTGGCTGGCGTGAGATATTTGACCGGTATGCGCCGGCCAAATATGCGGTCGGAGAGTCCTGGACGCCTTTCACTCCGCGTATCTTCCAATATGCACGGCTCGATGAGCTCGGCGCGGTGTTCGATTTCTCTTTGCAGAAGGCTTCGTGGAACGCGGATGAGTATCGCACTGCCATCGAACGAACGCACCATTATGCGATTGAAGCCGGCACATCTCCCACTTGGGTGCTTGGCAACCACGATGTGCCACGCATCGCATCGCGTCTGGGACTGCCCGTTGGAGCGAACATTGAGTCATGGGTTACCTCGAACGGCACCAATCCTCCCATCGACCCCGCCAGCGCAGACCGCCGTGCCCGCGCCGCCGCTCTGGTGATGCTGGGGCTTCCTGGTACCGCGTTCATCTACCAAGGTGATGAGCTCGGACTGCCGGAGGATTTCGATTTGACGGAGGGCCAGGTGCAGGATCCGAATTGGGAGCGATCCGGACACCGTTTCAAAGGCCGCGACGGCTGCCGAATCCCCCTGCCGTGGACTGTCGATGGGCCGACATTCGGCTTCAGCGACACAGGCTCTAGCTGGCTGCCTCAGCCTGACTGGTTCGCTTCCTACGCGGTGGAACGTCAGTGCGGCACCGTCGGTTCTATGCTGGAGCTGTATCGTGCGGCTCTGGCTTTGCGTCGACGGTGGGTTGCTGCAGGCGTTGATCTTCGATTCGACTGGTGGTCGGTCGAGAGCGCGGTCGATGGAGCGAATCCGGCGGATGATGTGTTGAGCTGGTCTTTGCCCTCGGGCATGCATGTGCTGGTAAACTTCTCCACCGTGCGATGCCAGCCATTGCCGGATGGCATGGCGGTGCTGCTCTCGTCCGATCCGCAATGGTTGCCGGGTGAGTCCGTCGAATCCGTTCCTCCGCAGACCGCTGTCTGGCTGGTTGCCGAGTAG
- a CDS encoding carbohydrate ABC transporter permease, with translation MKKPLSVRAAGNIVLVFMVAFSILPFFSMLSAALQPQGSMPEGIQFTATPHWENFIDAWNMANILPLLKSSCILVLAVVPTVVLCSALAGYAMAQLRVPGRGVLYAIFIIGLTIPFETLVTPLYYEIDGLGLLNTRWALILPLIGLNLSFGVVWMRQHFEQMPRDLMEAASIDGAGDFQTFVRIQLPLALPALSSLAILTFLSTWNQFLLAVVLINDPLKRTMAGALQTFVGTYQTDVVLLNAGALLIMAPTMILFIILQRYFIRAMLAGSVKG, from the coding sequence ATGAAAAAACCGCTCTCTGTTCGTGCCGCCGGTAATATCGTGTTGGTATTCATGGTTGCATTTTCGATATTACCGTTCTTCTCGATGCTGTCTGCGGCCCTGCAGCCGCAGGGGTCCATGCCGGAAGGCATCCAGTTCACCGCGACTCCGCACTGGGAGAACTTTATCGACGCGTGGAATATGGCGAATATTCTGCCGTTGCTTAAGTCAAGTTGCATCCTCGTATTGGCTGTGGTGCCGACCGTGGTGCTATGCTCCGCATTGGCGGGATATGCCATGGCACAGCTGCGCGTCCCTGGACGAGGCGTACTGTACGCAATCTTCATCATCGGTCTGACCATTCCTTTCGAGACATTGGTGACGCCGCTGTATTACGAGATTGACGGACTTGGGCTTCTCAATACCCGATGGGCGCTGATTCTGCCGCTTATCGGATTAAATCTGTCCTTTGGTGTCGTATGGATGCGCCAACATTTCGAGCAGATGCCGCGGGATCTTATGGAAGCAGCCAGTATTGACGGCGCCGGTGATTTTCAGACGTTCGTCCGTATTCAGTTGCCTTTGGCATTACCGGCGCTTTCATCACTGGCGATTCTGACCTTCCTGTCCACATGGAACCAGTTCCTGCTGGCAGTGGTGCTGATCAACGATCCACTGAAACGAACGATGGCTGGCGCTCTCCAGACGTTTGTTGGCACATATCAGACAGATGTGGTGTTGCTGAACGCGGGCGCGCTGTTGATTATGGCTCCTACTATGATTCTGTTCATCATATTGCAGCGTTACTTCATCCGCGCCATGCTGGCTGGTTCGGTTAAGGGCTGA
- a CDS encoding carbohydrate ABC transporter permease, with protein sequence MRQAAVPGRKAQTVKRAIRGYVFILPALLFYGLFELWPIIQTVWYSFYNWNGIDESTFIGLGNYIRVFTDSELLGSIGHAFYLIIFFSVIPVCLGLIVAALIKDVRSQVGKGVAQVCLFLPRIIPGAAAGVAWTWMLADTGTVNQILQGLGLGGITRSWLGEQSTALPAVGVIGCWLQLGFCIVLLLSGIGAIDQSLYEAASLDGAGWWRQLFSITIPGLRGQIGVCFTMTIVAALASFDVVFMSTQGGPGTSTMVPGVMVYRLAFQQNRVGLASALAVVLMALVLLVVGPLQRLVEGKKER encoded by the coding sequence ATGCGTCAAGCAGCGGTTCCTGGACGTAAAGCCCAGACGGTCAAGCGGGCGATTCGCGGTTACGTGTTCATCTTGCCGGCATTGCTGTTTTATGGACTCTTTGAGTTGTGGCCAATCATTCAAACGGTGTGGTATTCCTTCTACAACTGGAATGGAATCGATGAAAGCACCTTCATCGGATTAGGTAATTACATTCGTGTGTTCACGGATTCCGAACTCCTCGGCAGCATTGGCCATGCGTTCTATCTCATTATCTTCTTCTCTGTGATACCGGTGTGTCTGGGCCTTATAGTCGCCGCGCTGATTAAGGATGTGCGTTCGCAAGTCGGCAAAGGCGTCGCCCAAGTATGTCTGTTCTTGCCTCGTATCATCCCCGGTGCCGCCGCTGGCGTGGCTTGGACTTGGATGCTTGCGGATACAGGAACGGTGAACCAGATTCTGCAAGGTCTGGGATTAGGGGGAATCACCCGCTCATGGCTGGGCGAACAGAGTACGGCATTGCCTGCGGTGGGCGTGATCGGATGCTGGCTTCAGTTGGGGTTCTGCATCGTGTTGCTGCTTTCGGGTATTGGAGCCATCGACCAGTCGTTGTACGAAGCCGCGTCGTTGGATGGTGCGGGATGGTGGCGGCAGTTGTTCTCCATTACCATTCCTGGACTACGCGGTCAGATCGGTGTGTGCTTCACGATGACTATCGTCGCGGCCCTTGCCAGCTTCGACGTCGTGTTTATGTCTACGCAAGGTGGCCCGGGCACGTCCACTATGGTGCCTGGCGTGATGGTGTATCGCCTGGCGTTCCAGCAAAACCGCGTCGGCTTGGCTTCTGCGCTCGCTGTGGTTTTGATGGCATTGGTGCTGCTGGTGGTAGGTCCGCTGCAACGACTCGTTGAGGGAAAGAAGGAGCGCTAA
- a CDS encoding ABC transporter substrate-binding protein codes for MRNLNRMAAAFVIVAMASGLAACGPGSSNSNDGAQNEAVSTDLGDEQIELKLWDGAGLKAKDDALIEAFEAKYPNITITATYDPDNVSAQNGPRVISASETPDIARITDVGSAARGGHVISLEEYAEAYGWDIPESQTSTYSMNDDQELGEGDRYAIPDGFTMTGIFWNKELAGELGITEAPKTIEELEEDMAIAKEAGVLPMMADAKDAGVIHLLDGLLINENGVDAIRAFTLQRDGATIDTDGTATAAQYIADWAAAGYFPDGVNAIDSSTALSRFTKGEGLFFPAGNWYTSSISEAMGDTAGFIAVPPLEEGEGSGGALDGATPWGIPTNAEHKNAAAAFINFLMSDEARQIMIENGYAPVGEGEATSDDPVMQSVLETYSEFIAGGNTATHIYNSTAGIQANALIPAVQELIDGSLQPSDFGSTIQAKYEDELGE; via the coding sequence ATGCGAAATCTCAACAGAATGGCTGCCGCCTTTGTCATCGTAGCCATGGCTTCTGGGCTTGCCGCTTGTGGCCCAGGTTCGTCAAATTCGAATGACGGCGCGCAGAATGAGGCTGTCAGCACCGATCTTGGCGATGAACAAATCGAGCTCAAACTTTGGGATGGCGCAGGCCTGAAGGCGAAGGACGATGCCTTAATTGAGGCGTTTGAAGCGAAATACCCCAATATCACCATCACGGCCACATATGATCCCGACAACGTGAGCGCGCAGAACGGGCCCCGTGTGATTTCCGCTTCTGAAACTCCTGACATCGCGCGTATCACCGATGTCGGCTCTGCCGCTCGTGGTGGCCATGTAATCAGTCTTGAGGAATACGCCGAAGCCTACGGGTGGGACATTCCGGAGAGCCAAACCAGTACCTACAGCATGAATGACGATCAGGAACTGGGGGAGGGCGACCGCTATGCCATCCCTGATGGATTCACGATGACCGGCATTTTCTGGAACAAGGAACTGGCGGGCGAGCTGGGTATCACCGAGGCTCCGAAGACCATCGAGGAGCTTGAAGAAGATATGGCGATTGCTAAAGAAGCCGGTGTTCTGCCGATGATGGCTGATGCCAAGGACGCGGGCGTCATCCATCTTCTTGACGGTCTGTTGATCAATGAGAACGGCGTCGACGCCATTCGCGCGTTCACTTTGCAGCGTGACGGTGCCACCATCGATACTGACGGCACAGCAACGGCCGCGCAATATATCGCCGATTGGGCGGCAGCTGGCTATTTCCCCGACGGTGTGAATGCCATCGATTCGTCCACCGCGCTGTCCAGGTTCACCAAAGGCGAGGGCCTGTTCTTCCCGGCAGGTAATTGGTATACCTCGTCCATCTCTGAAGCCATGGGCGATACCGCGGGCTTCATCGCTGTTCCTCCGCTCGAAGAGGGCGAGGGCTCAGGCGGTGCGCTCGATGGCGCGACTCCGTGGGGCATCCCAACCAACGCCGAACATAAGAACGCCGCTGCGGCATTCATCAATTTCCTGATGAGCGACGAGGCTCGCCAGATTATGATCGAGAATGGTTATGCTCCCGTGGGAGAAGGCGAAGCCACCAGTGATGATCCCGTGATGCAATCCGTGCTGGAGACTTATTCCGAGTTCATCGCAGGTGGCAATACCGCCACGCATATCTACAATTCGACCGCAGGCATTCAGGCGAATGCTCTTATTCCGGCCGTTCAGGAGCTGATTGATGGTTCGTTGCAGCCCTCCGATTTCGGCAGTACCATCCAAGCGAAGTATGAAGATGAGCTTGGAGAGTAA